The genomic interval tgcctctaaaaTGTAGCAGATTGGAAGTATAAAGAAGCAGGAAATGGAAATCCTTAAATGCCTTAAAATTCTACTTAGTATAGTACCCGAGTACATGTACTTACATACATTTCATCACTGCCTGTGATACTGATTAATAGCATACCATTtataaacaaatgatcaaaattgaCTCAGCAGAATGAGAGATATCTTCTTTCCATACGACACATTCTTCTCCCTATTCAAAATGTGgttcctacattacccacaatgcaatgggAGGCAATTCATCAGACTACATGCAGCTTcgtctggagccacaaaagtgttaatgcttctttttttcacacatacagtaaagcTCCTAAAGTCCTGTAAACAGACTTTAATGTGACAAACTCGCAGGATTAGAACGATATTATAATCTCAGGTACTGACCGGTGCCAGGACGTCCCCAGCGTAACGTTTCAGTGGTGGAGGCCTGCGTCGACGGTGTGACTGAGGTCTTCTCCTCGGCTCTCTGTATCTGAGCTTCTTGCCatgtttcttatgttttttgtgtgctgCTGGGAAGCCCCAAGGGGAGAACAAAAATACAGGAAATAATGAGTATATACCATCACAGACGGAGGTTTTGAGCTCAGGGGGGCGTATTTAACATGAGCACAGACTGAGTTTGAATGCATCAGTagactaaattaaaaatgtacctTCTGTGTGTGAGAATCCTCTGGCAGTAAACCTCCACTGCACCAGCACACCTATCAGGCTCATAACAGGCCATATCCCAGTGATCGCCCAGTTAAACCAGCAGAGTTGACGTGGGGCAACTTGGCAAAGCATGTCATACACCTGATCCGGCAGCATAAAGGTCCCCAGCAGGTAATCCACACAGAGCATCACGGTGGTCGCTCCGAACACAGATGTGTAGATGATGGTGAACAGTTTCTGCCACTGAAGTGTGAATACAGCGGAGACGATGCTGGCAGCCATGACGGCGCTGAGAGGCACCCACACCGGAGTAAGGCTGTGGAACTGTCCAATAACCACCAGGATGGCGAGGCAGAGCAAGATCCCCAGCTGGAGGCCGCTCAGGAGGAGTCCCAAAGTGGACACCAGCATGGTCATCAGCCCGCAGAGCACCCCAACGCCCAGGCCGATCCCTGCCTTTGTCTCCGTCCCCAGCTTGATGTCCAACATAGGCTCATTGTGGTACACCAGGAGCACGGCGGCTGAGCTGAACATGAAGCCAGAGAAGAACATGACCATCTTGAAGCAGCGGTATCCTGAAAAGTGGAATAAAAACGTACTTAAGCATGACAGTTGTTTGGGgtcttgaaataaaacaaaatttgtGGAGTGAAGAACAATTAAAATCATTGTGTTGTCTTGTATAAATTTGCAAGTACTGTTTGCAATACTTTGAAAGTGGTTAATAAATGCTaatgaagcatttcattgttttttaacaattaaATACTTTAACTAAAGTTAATCTAGCTAAAACTTTGCaatttttatgatgttttaagtgttttttctaaaaaactgtaaaaaaattcTGATAATACGATAAATGAACAGCTGAACACATCGAGACTTTCACTTGTTTCACTGGATCTTTAACAGCGCTGCCAGGAGGAGCCTGCAGAAGCTGATGGGTCACAAAATTCTGGACTATAACTTATAAGTAAATTTGTTTCACTCTTCCCGTCCAGCTCCAGCATCTGTCATTCAAATTCTTTCTGTGAAACATCAGCTCAGAGCTCACTCTCTCGTCATCTGTCCGGTCAGGATAGAAAATTTCACAGGAGAACACGACTCTGTCTGCGACCCTGAgacctctgcttctcctccactGATTAATAATTTACATTCATAAAATTCCGTACAGGCAATGGTAATGCTCACACTGTGTGAGAGCTGCTGGGAGAGCAGACTTTGGCAGCGCGTGTGTTTACATAAAGTCACGTTTTTAGGTCCATAGGACACGTTTCCCATAATCCCACGcgcagtttgtgtttgttggatTTGTGTCCAAATATTTTCCCAGTGAAAACAGAGACAGGCAGAAAACGTTGAGCTCTTTTTGGGGGTAGATCTTCCCCAACACGCAGCTCTAAGATCTCACTTGAACTTCTGTCGTTGAAACAACTGAGGCGTCAGACAGTGCAACAGGTGGCATTAATGCTGCCTTTGTCAAATTCAGACGCAGGACTTCCCATCTGCCCTCCCGCAGCTTTGAGCTCATCCACCCTAAACCCCTGGCAGCTTCTAGACACCTGCCTCTGAGGGTTTAAGCCATCAGGTGAGctaattaaacatttacagtgtGAGAACACAGACTGTTGTCTTTGCCTCTATATTTTGTGTACATTCACAGTTAACATCAGTACTGGTGTCAGTCGGTCATACGTACCGAAAAAGCTGTAGATGAGGCCGAACAAGAAGCACGCAGAGCAGACAATAGTTGGGATGAGTTCATACTTGATATTAATCTCGAACGTGCACATGTCCACCTCAGCTAAGCCAACTCCTGTCTCCTCAGTTACAAAGAGTGAGGTAACGGCCATCTTGGAGGATTATTACTTCTATTGTCCTGCAGCTGGTCTGGATGCGAGTCCGCTTCATTCATAGAAGAAGGGCGACTGTAAGGCCGTGCATGTTCCGTCCAGGCAAAGAGGAAGCTCCTGAGCGAAGAACTTGTGCTGAACCGTTTCCTGTTTTGCACCTGCAAAAAGAGGAGAGTGTTTTCCACATTCATGGCAAACATCTTTTCCTGGCTGCTACCCTGAGAGCTGTTAATCAACCGTGGGAGGTAATCCCTCAATAGCACACTCCTGTTCCATTTGAGATGTCGCCATGCTGTCAGTTGTCGTTATTTAAGTGGATATATGTGAGGATGTGGCCCTTTCCCTCTTTCTCATGTGCACATTTTCTGTTCAGGAACCAGAGAAGGAAGCAGGGGATCCCCCTCTGAGTTAAACGTCCCTCCGTCCTGGTTCTTTTGTTCAAGTGCAGGATGCAGATGAGGAAATGACCTGGTGGCTTAGTGCCATCGTCATAGAGGCTTATTGTTCTCAGCGTGCGTTTGGGTACTCTGTTTACTGAACGATAGAGCGAAAACAAACAGCTCAACATGAACACAAGATATTCTAGAGACAGTAAAGAGGTGGACGCAGATATTTTACACAAGTAAAGTATCGCTACCACAGTGAAGAAATACTTTAAAGTCCTCCATAGAATTTTTCTTATCAAAGTATTTGCATAAAAGTATTGTTAAAATACCAAAAATACAGTACTCAAGTACTTCATACACTGCTGGGTAGCTTGTCTcttattttaagaaaaataataataattattatgatTTATCTGCCAATATAATGTTGAATTATTGACctgaatctgaaaagtaacttgtaactaaagtcCAAAGtagaatatttgcctctgagtTGTTGCAGGTGAGAGGAACAACGTGGCATTAAAATGGAGGTTTCTCAGTAAAGTATTCAGTTGTTCAGTACAAATACGTACTTAATGTAttcagttactttccaccactggcGAAAGCTTTGAATCTCTTATAGAATGACATAAATCAATATAGATAGTTTATTCTTTAAACTCACGGAGGCTGAAAATCCACCTCAAACACATGAGCCGTGTTTACACGCTCGTCGTCCGTTGGCTCAGAGTACAGCT from Sparus aurata chromosome 7, fSpaAur1.1, whole genome shotgun sequence carries:
- the LOC115584550 gene encoding transmembrane protein 198-like isoform X2, which codes for MAVTSLFVTEETGVGLAEVDMCTFEINIKYELIPTIVCSACFLFGLIYSFFGYRCFKMVMFFSGFMFSSAAVLLVYHNEPMLDIKLGTETKAGIGLGVGVLCGLMTMLVSTLGLLLSGLQLGILLCLAILVVIGQFHSLTPVWVPLSAVMAASIVSAVFTLQWQKLFTIIYTSVFGATTVMLCVDYLLGTFMLPDQVYDMLCQVAPRQLCWFNWAITGIWPVMSLIGVLVQWRFTARGFSHTEAHKKHKKHGKKLRYREPRRRPQSHRRRRPPPLKRYAGDVLAPSYLQSLKERQMETGSSTSSVSTNTHTLIDFDFETGSMVPLTAASPVFTV
- the LOC115584550 gene encoding transmembrane protein 198-like isoform X1, with product MAVTSLFVTEETGVGLAEVDMCTFEINIKYELIPTIVCSACFLFGLIYSFFGYRCFKMVMFFSGFMFSSAAVLLVYHNEPMLDIKLGTETKAGIGLGVGVLCGLMTMLVSTLGLLLSGLQLGILLCLAILVVIGQFHSLTPVWVPLSAVMAASIVSAVFTLQWQKLFTIIYTSVFGATTVMLCVDYLLGTFMLPDQVYDMLCQVAPRQLCWFNWAITGIWPVMSLIGVLVQWRFTARGFSHTEAAHKKHKKHGKKLRYREPRRRPQSHRRRRPPPLKRYAGDVLAPSYLQSLKERQMETGSSTSSVSTNTHTLIDFDFETGSMVPLTAASPVFTV